From one Anticarsia gemmatalis isolate Benzon Research Colony breed Stoneville strain chromosome 20, ilAntGemm2 primary, whole genome shotgun sequence genomic stretch:
- the LOC142981420 gene encoding uncharacterized protein LOC142981420: MPRSTVDEFTRSSEKPKSARSGRSDSRSTAELRVPLHFMVHKPGCHFESCCGICNLFPGVLLIAFCQVLVGAILLTLILSHGAAYDEMHMTSATQFISAATGIVLSGITGAGILLIVVALTENCRAMLVYLLVATIVWMGLVSLSFTKIGRACVRFKDAAKIKDENHRMVNLACVSGLLTFLGAVFYFFSIAVVFSFYHFRYVRRAILLHENECE, encoded by the exons ATGCCGAGAAGTACTGTAGATGAATTCACCAGGTCTAGTGAAAAGCCCAAGAGTGCCAGAAGTGGTAGAAGCGATAGTCGAAGTACTGCAGAATTACGA GTTCCCCTACACTTTATGGTGCATAAGCCCGGGTGTCACTTCGAGAGTTGCTGTGGCATCTGCAACTTGTTCCCGGGAGTGCTGCTCATAGCGTTCTGTCAGGTGCTGGTCGGCGCCATCTTGTTGACGCTCATACTGTCACATGGCGCGGCGTATGATGAGATGCATATGACATCCGCTACACAGT TTATTAGCGCAGCCACTGGCATCGTATTGAGCGGGATCACAGGAGCTGGCATTTTACTCATTGTAGTCGCTTTGACTGAAAACTGCAGAGCTATGTTG GTGTACCTGCTTGTAGCTACTATAGTTTGGATGGGCCTCGTGTCATTGTCTTTCACAAAGATTGGACGAGCCTGCGTCAGGTTCAAAGATg CTGCGAAGATAAAGGATGAGAACCACAGGATGGTGAACTTGGCGTGTGTGAGTGGACTACTGACTTTCCTCGGCGCTG TGTTTTACTTCTTCTCCATCGCGGTGGTGTTCAGTTTTTATCACTTCAGATACGTTCGCCGAGCGATCCTGCTTCATGAGAACGAATGCGAATGA
- the LOC142981811 gene encoding chymotrypsin-like elastase family member 2A isoform X1: MIPVLFLVVALSVPTFEQATGPTSPCPEVFEYLPPGSEDNRWYGNIKLTTDTTLLSLLLDIELDRKADLLGNWIGEVATKDNMNFKIENTELRITPDKPVDLRFFVKYDLISPAPQLQVIKFNGREICDVKALKPITPAPAITVSPSTGTRTPETLNTTVYSVPPANNFGPQGEQAQCGTVVMSPIGPDGKKTMEGQWPWQVALYETQLTKNEYICGGTLVTHWHVLTAAHCVTRRDGLVDKYTLSVNLGRHNLRTITWGTQTNYVANIIVHPDYNGALFDRDLAILELRDRVPYSRWVRPACLWPEEAVDLNIIIGIRGCVVGWGLKETGVVPELSLLEMPVVDQETCLRSHQYFFVRYTSNYTYCAGDRSGKSLCNGDSGGGMVFESQGIWYLRGLVSATVAQQKQCDPTHYVVFTDLAKQLQWLRLNLYEY; this comes from the exons ATG ATTCCAGTATTATTCCTTGTCGTCGCACTATCGGTGCCGACGTTTGAGCAGGCTACTGGTCCTACCTCGCCATGTCCTGAAGTCTTCGAGTACCTGCCTCCAGGCAGTGAGGACAACAGGTGGTATGGCAACATCAAGCTGACAACGGACACCACGCTATTGTCCTTGCTACTCGATATTGAACTGGATAGAAAAGCTGATTTGTTAGGA AACTGGATAGGAGAAGTGGCAACAAAAGACAATATGAACTTTAAAATAGAGAACACAGAGTTGAGAATCACTCCAGACAAGCCGGTGGACTTGCGGTTCTTTGTGAAGTACGACCTGATCAGTCCGGCGCCGCAGCTGCAGGTGATCAAGTTCAATGGGCGAGAGATCTGCGACGTAAAGGCTCTGAAACCTATCACTCCAGCACCGGCTATCACTGTGTCACCAAGCACTGGTACACGGACACCGGAGACGCTGAACACGACTGT ATACAGCGTGCCACCGGCTAACAACTTCGGACCACAGGGAGAGCAA GCTCAGTGCGGTACGGTGGTGATGAGTCCAATAGGTCCTGATGGCAAGAAGACCATGGAAGGTCAATGGCCTTGGCAGGTTGCCCTCTACGAAACGCAG CTAACTAAAAACGAGTACATCTGCGGAGGAACGCTGGTGACTCACTGGCACGTGTTGACGGCAGCTCACTGCGTGACCAGGCGTGACGGCCTGGTGGACAAGTACACGCTGAGCGTCAACCTCGGCAGACATAACCTCAGGACTATTACCTGGGGGACGCAGACTAACTAT GTGGCGAACATAATAGTTCACCCGGACTACAACGGGGCGCTGTTTGACCGAGACCTGGCCATCCTGGAGCTGCGAGACCGCGTGCCTTACTCCCGGTGGGTGAGACCTGCCTGCCTGTGGCCCGAGGAGGCCGTAGATCTTAATATTATCATCGGAATCAGGGGATGT GTCGTCGGCTGGGGTCTAAAAGAGACCGGCGTGGTGCCAGAACTGAGTCTGCTGGAGATGCCGGTGGTAGACCAGGAGACGTGTCTGCGTTCACATCAATACTTCTTCGTGCGATACACCTCCAACTACACGTACTGCGCTGGCGATCGATCTG GTAAATCCCTATGCAACGGCGACAGCGGGGGCGGCATGGTCTTCGAAAGCCAAGGGATCTGGTACCTCCGAGGTCTGGTCTCCGCGACAGTTGCCCAGCAGAAACAATGTGACCCTACCCATTATGTAGTGTTCACAGACCTCGCCAAACAGCTGCAGTGGCTCCGACTCAACTTGTATGAATACTGA
- the LOC142981811 gene encoding chymotrypsin-like elastase family member 2A isoform X2 — MIPVLFLVVALSVPTFEQATGPTSPCPEVFEYLPPGSEDNRWYGNIKLTTDTTLLSLLLDIELDRKADLLGNWIGEVATKDNMNFKIENTELRITPDKPVDLRFFVKYDLISPAPQLQVIKFNGREICDVKALKPITPAPAITVSPSTGTRTPETLNTTVVPPANNFGPQGEQAQCGTVVMSPIGPDGKKTMEGQWPWQVALYETQLTKNEYICGGTLVTHWHVLTAAHCVTRRDGLVDKYTLSVNLGRHNLRTITWGTQTNYVANIIVHPDYNGALFDRDLAILELRDRVPYSRWVRPACLWPEEAVDLNIIIGIRGCVVGWGLKETGVVPELSLLEMPVVDQETCLRSHQYFFVRYTSNYTYCAGDRSGKSLCNGDSGGGMVFESQGIWYLRGLVSATVAQQKQCDPTHYVVFTDLAKQLQWLRLNLYEY; from the exons ATG ATTCCAGTATTATTCCTTGTCGTCGCACTATCGGTGCCGACGTTTGAGCAGGCTACTGGTCCTACCTCGCCATGTCCTGAAGTCTTCGAGTACCTGCCTCCAGGCAGTGAGGACAACAGGTGGTATGGCAACATCAAGCTGACAACGGACACCACGCTATTGTCCTTGCTACTCGATATTGAACTGGATAGAAAAGCTGATTTGTTAGGA AACTGGATAGGAGAAGTGGCAACAAAAGACAATATGAACTTTAAAATAGAGAACACAGAGTTGAGAATCACTCCAGACAAGCCGGTGGACTTGCGGTTCTTTGTGAAGTACGACCTGATCAGTCCGGCGCCGCAGCTGCAGGTGATCAAGTTCAATGGGCGAGAGATCTGCGACGTAAAGGCTCTGAAACCTATCACTCCAGCACCGGCTATCACTGTGTCACCAAGCACTGGTACACGGACACCGGAGACGCTGAACACGACTGT CGTGCCACCGGCTAACAACTTCGGACCACAGGGAGAGCAA GCTCAGTGCGGTACGGTGGTGATGAGTCCAATAGGTCCTGATGGCAAGAAGACCATGGAAGGTCAATGGCCTTGGCAGGTTGCCCTCTACGAAACGCAG CTAACTAAAAACGAGTACATCTGCGGAGGAACGCTGGTGACTCACTGGCACGTGTTGACGGCAGCTCACTGCGTGACCAGGCGTGACGGCCTGGTGGACAAGTACACGCTGAGCGTCAACCTCGGCAGACATAACCTCAGGACTATTACCTGGGGGACGCAGACTAACTAT GTGGCGAACATAATAGTTCACCCGGACTACAACGGGGCGCTGTTTGACCGAGACCTGGCCATCCTGGAGCTGCGAGACCGCGTGCCTTACTCCCGGTGGGTGAGACCTGCCTGCCTGTGGCCCGAGGAGGCCGTAGATCTTAATATTATCATCGGAATCAGGGGATGT GTCGTCGGCTGGGGTCTAAAAGAGACCGGCGTGGTGCCAGAACTGAGTCTGCTGGAGATGCCGGTGGTAGACCAGGAGACGTGTCTGCGTTCACATCAATACTTCTTCGTGCGATACACCTCCAACTACACGTACTGCGCTGGCGATCGATCTG GTAAATCCCTATGCAACGGCGACAGCGGGGGCGGCATGGTCTTCGAAAGCCAAGGGATCTGGTACCTCCGAGGTCTGGTCTCCGCGACAGTTGCCCAGCAGAAACAATGTGACCCTACCCATTATGTAGTGTTCACAGACCTCGCCAAACAGCTGCAGTGGCTCCGACTCAACTTGTATGAATACTGA